In Neisseriaceae bacterium CLB008, one genomic interval encodes:
- the moaA gene encoding GTP 3',8-cyclase MoaA — translation MLTDAFGRTVDYLRISVTDRCDLRCTYCLPKGFHGFATPKHWLTLEETARIAQAFARLGTKRFRITGGEPLLRKGLTELTRAISETPGVEDISMTTNGTQLTKHAHELRASGVKRLNISLDSLRSDCVKEITGADCLPKVLEGIRTAKDAGFDFIKINMVPLAGINDLDLDDMVAFCIEHGFILNLIEAMPMGSTGQQHAHVSLQPVLQQLQEKHNLIASTRKIGGGPAKYWQSQDGGFTLGLITPMSQHFCETCNRVRLSVTGNLHLCLGQEDKVPLRDLLRSGISDAELEDVIRDAVMKKPEKHEFVENPTKIIRVMAMTGG, via the coding sequence ATGCTGACAGACGCATTTGGTCGCACCGTTGACTACCTCCGCATTTCAGTGACGGATCGCTGCGATCTACGCTGCACTTACTGCCTGCCCAAAGGCTTTCATGGCTTTGCCACGCCAAAGCACTGGCTCACTCTTGAAGAAACCGCACGCATCGCACAGGCATTTGCACGCCTAGGAACCAAACGCTTTCGCATCACTGGCGGCGAGCCATTGCTGCGTAAAGGCTTAACCGAACTCACCCGTGCCATCAGTGAAACCCCTGGCGTGGAAGACATCTCCATGACCACCAACGGCACCCAGCTCACCAAACACGCCCACGAACTACGCGCATCGGGCGTAAAACGCCTCAACATCAGCTTGGATTCTTTACGCAGCGACTGCGTTAAGGAAATCACTGGCGCGGATTGCCTGCCTAAGGTATTAGAAGGCATTCGCACCGCCAAGGACGCAGGCTTTGACTTCATCAAAATCAATATGGTGCCGCTGGCCGGCATCAATGATCTAGACCTTGACGACATGGTGGCGTTTTGCATTGAACACGGCTTCATCTTAAACCTCATCGAGGCCATGCCCATGGGCAGCACGGGACAACAGCACGCCCACGTGAGCCTGCAGCCCGTATTACAACAGCTGCAAGAAAAACACAATCTGATCGCCAGCACGCGTAAAATCGGCGGCGGCCCGGCCAAATACTGGCAAAGCCAGGACGGCGGCTTTACCCTAGGCCTGATCACCCCGATGAGCCAACATTTTTGTGAAACCTGTAACCGCGTACGCTTATCGGTGACCGGTAACCTACACCTCTGCCTAGGCCAAGAAGACAAAGTGCCGCTACGCGATCTATTGCGCTCTGGCATCAGCGATGCTGAACTAGAAGACGTGATCCGCGATGCCGTGATGAAAAAACCCGAAAAACACGAATTTGTAGAAAACCCAACCAAAATCATTCGCGTCATGGCCATGACTGGCGGCTAA
- a CDS encoding hemin ABC transporter substrate-binding protein: protein MIKKAGLLLSLCLITSVAFAQRVVVLTPDVADIVVAIGAQANVVGKDDQSKHHQSLAKAKSIGVYRTLSPEPILAQNPDLVVGSWMAQPTTIYNQLNKLGIKSVNVAADEAGSDFAPGIEKLGQLLGKPAQANALAQKWRQGMKQRPANKKRYILSYDGRMVAGKGTVGDLLIRLAGGVNAAANINGVKPLSREGWLQANPDVVIIADHNLSVVGGSLAAYKQQPELKSSPAVKNNKVQAWAAKDFLRLGLDSPKVVDQLHALGR, encoded by the coding sequence ATGATTAAAAAGGCAGGACTATTATTGTCTTTATGCCTCATCACCTCCGTTGCCTTCGCGCAACGGGTGGTGGTGCTAACCCCAGACGTGGCCGATATTGTGGTGGCGATTGGGGCTCAGGCCAATGTGGTGGGTAAAGATGACCAGAGCAAACACCATCAAAGCCTTGCCAAGGCTAAAAGCATAGGCGTGTATCGGACGCTGTCGCCTGAACCGATTTTGGCTCAAAATCCCGATTTGGTAGTGGGTAGTTGGATGGCTCAGCCCACGACTATTTATAATCAGTTGAATAAATTGGGCATCAAAAGCGTGAACGTAGCGGCTGATGAAGCCGGTAGCGACTTCGCCCCCGGTATTGAAAAATTAGGTCAGCTTTTGGGTAAGCCTGCTCAGGCGAATGCCCTGGCTCAAAAATGGCGTCAAGGCATGAAGCAGCGCCCGGCCAATAAAAAGCGTTATATCCTTAGCTACGATGGCCGTATGGTCGCGGGTAAAGGTACGGTGGGTGATTTGTTGATTCGTTTGGCCGGTGGCGTGAACGCGGCGGCCAACATCAATGGCGTGAAGCCTTTGTCGCGCGAAGGCTGGTTGCAGGCGAATCCAGACGTGGTGATTATTGCGGATCATAACCTATCGGTAGTCGGTGGCAGCTTGGCGGCTTACAAACAGCAGCCAGAATTAAAAAGCAGCCCCGCAGTGAAAAACAATAAGGTTCAGGCTTGGGCGGCAAAAGACTTTTTACGCCTTGGTTTAGATAGCCCTAAAGTCGTTGATCAACTACATGCGTTAGGACGTTAA
- a CDS encoding ABC transporter ATP-binding protein has protein sequence MKHHSVFEIKGLVVSHQQRTVLSIDALSLPWGQATAIIGPNGAGKSTLLKALLGQYPCADLTCMGLSAQDATRQGKIAWVGQHELFGTPLTVEEYALLGRYPHLSWFARPTAADRAKVSRLLAQFELTHLAEKRIGVLSGGEQQRAAMVRALMQETEVLLLDEPSNHLDIKHQHQLMRCLQPDALGQSLTTVMVLHDLSLAANYAKHIVLLSKGEVLAEGSVAEVMTADHLSRAYGWAIKPYRHPGGDWAFDTFAR, from the coding sequence ATGAAGCATCATTCGGTGTTTGAGATTAAGGGGTTGGTGGTTAGCCACCAGCAGCGAACCGTGTTGTCGATTGACGCTTTGAGCCTGCCATGGGGACAGGCAACGGCGATTATTGGCCCCAACGGCGCGGGTAAGAGTACCTTGCTCAAGGCGTTATTGGGTCAATACCCCTGCGCAGATTTAACCTGCATGGGGCTGTCGGCACAGGACGCAACGCGCCAAGGCAAGATTGCCTGGGTGGGGCAGCACGAGCTTTTTGGGACGCCGTTGACGGTAGAGGAATATGCCTTATTAGGGCGTTACCCACACTTGTCATGGTTTGCGCGGCCAACGGCTGCTGATCGGGCCAAGGTGAGCCGGTTGTTGGCTCAGTTTGAGCTCACCCATCTGGCCGAGAAGCGCATTGGGGTGCTGTCCGGCGGTGAGCAGCAGCGTGCGGCCATGGTGAGGGCGTTGATGCAGGAGACAGAGGTTTTGCTGTTGGATGAACCCAGTAATCACCTCGACATTAAGCATCAGCATCAGCTGATGCGCTGCCTACAGCCTGATGCCTTAGGCCAGTCGTTAACCACGGTGATGGTGTTGCATGACCTAAGCTTGGCGGCTAATTACGCCAAACACATTGTGTTACTGAGTAAGGGGGAGGTATTGGCGGAAGGGTCGGTTGCCGAAGTGATGACGGCCGATCATTTAAGTCGCGCCTATGGATGGGCCATTAAGCCTTATCGTCATCCTGGTGGCGATTGGGCGTTTGATACCTTTGCGCGCTGA
- a CDS encoding DUF3817 domain-containing protein, with the protein MIARVTQQFLHLSALLEGASLLILLLIGLPLKYGFGVYQFNQWMGPIHGSLFLLYLGALLLALLGRTFSVRLAPLAVVCAFLPGGTFWLMHRYGK; encoded by the coding sequence ATGATTGCGCGTGTGACTCAGCAGTTTCTACACCTTAGTGCCCTATTGGAGGGTGCGAGCCTGTTAATTTTATTGTTGATTGGCCTGCCGCTTAAATATGGTTTTGGCGTGTATCAGTTTAACCAGTGGATGGGGCCGATTCATGGCAGCCTGTTCTTACTGTATTTAGGTGCTTTGCTGCTGGCTTTGTTGGGACGAACCTTTTCTGTACGCTTGGCACCGCTGGCGGTTGTGTGTGCCTTTTTACCAGGCGGCACGTTTTGGTTGATGCACCGCTACGGTAAATAA
- a CDS encoding rhomboid family intramembrane serine protease: MINRLNAIPVVTRTLLLANIALYILTLLLNNNGIALEVILGSFYPESLNFRWWQPFTHLFIHGGTAHIAFNMFALYMFGSTVEATIGPKRFLILYFLAGLGAFLLFNGQTFYYVSELKTAVIGFGIEPALLQEAMRLNSAGVPATPRVPNIPAVVELCQYYIRPMVGASGAIYGLLVAYGLLYPNAKLVFMLLPVPVQAKYFIPGLIVLEIILGLFNFSWNPVAHFAHLGGAIVGFFVVQYWLRQYRNRA; this comes from the coding sequence ATGATCAATCGGTTAAATGCCATCCCTGTCGTCACCCGTACGCTGTTACTGGCCAATATCGCCCTCTACATCTTGACGCTGCTGCTCAACAATAATGGCATCGCCCTTGAAGTCATCTTGGGCAGCTTCTATCCTGAATCGCTGAATTTTAGGTGGTGGCAACCGTTTACCCATTTGTTCATTCATGGCGGCACCGCCCACATTGCCTTTAATATGTTTGCCCTCTATATGTTTGGCAGCACCGTAGAAGCCACCATCGGGCCTAAACGCTTTTTAATCCTGTATTTTCTCGCCGGCCTGGGCGCCTTCCTGCTATTCAACGGCCAAACGTTTTACTATGTGTCTGAGCTCAAAACCGCCGTCATTGGCTTTGGCATCGAGCCTGCCTTGCTACAAGAGGCCATGCGTCTGAACAGCGCCGGCGTACCTGCAACCCCGCGAGTACCCAATATTCCTGCCGTGGTCGAACTGTGCCAATACTACATTCGCCCAATGGTCGGCGCTTCCGGCGCCATCTATGGCCTCCTCGTGGCTTATGGCCTGCTTTACCCCAATGCCAAACTGGTGTTTATGCTGTTGCCCGTTCCCGTCCAAGCCAAGTATTTCATCCCCGGCCTCATCGTCTTAGAAATCATCCTAGGCCTGTTTAATTTCTCTTGGAACCCCGTGGCCCACTTTGCCCACCTTGGCGGCGCCATCGTCGGCTTTTTCGTGGTGCAATACTGGCTCAGACAATACCGCAATCGCGCTTAA
- a CDS encoding FecCD family ABC transporter permease translates to MALNRSPKWLRYSLCVALAAVLVWFCLGVGLGGWTNPSEIPEALWGIRWPRIAVALMVGGALACSGAALQALFGNPLADPSLIGTSSGAALGVVLVLAFGLGGMGVPLAAFVGAVAACLFVLSTHHLFGGGRLGLLIIGFVVSAFCGAVVSLILFLSDDMVLRSATVWLAGSLAGAGFVPIYYALAVMVVGWLVLLWVGRDLDCLMLGEETALSMGVNLNRTKLVTVIGAALLTGAAVSLSGVIGFVGMMVPNVLSAVCGGGRGRLMLLSGIVGALFLLLIDSASRHVAYPIDLPVGIVISLLGAPFFLWLFLKGNKGRA, encoded by the coding sequence ATTGCCCTGAATCGCAGCCCTAAGTGGCTGCGATATAGTTTATGTGTCGCTTTAGCGGCGGTGTTGGTGTGGTTTTGCTTAGGCGTTGGTCTAGGCGGCTGGACCAATCCGAGTGAAATTCCCGAAGCCCTATGGGGCATTCGTTGGCCACGTATTGCCGTGGCATTGATGGTAGGTGGCGCGTTGGCCTGTAGCGGCGCTGCTTTACAGGCCCTGTTTGGTAACCCTTTGGCCGACCCAAGCTTAATCGGTACCTCTAGCGGTGCCGCCTTAGGCGTGGTGCTGGTGTTGGCGTTTGGCCTGGGTGGCATGGGCGTGCCGTTGGCGGCATTTGTGGGCGCCGTGGCGGCCTGTTTATTTGTACTCAGCACCCATCATTTGTTTGGCGGTGGCCGTTTGGGCTTATTGATAATTGGCTTTGTGGTCAGCGCGTTCTGTGGCGCCGTGGTCAGCTTGATTTTATTCTTGTCCGACGACATGGTGCTGCGTAGCGCCACCGTGTGGTTGGCCGGTAGTCTGGCTGGTGCGGGCTTTGTGCCCATTTACTATGCCTTAGCGGTGATGGTGGTGGGCTGGCTGGTGTTGCTGTGGGTAGGGCGAGATTTGGATTGCCTGATGCTGGGTGAAGAAACCGCTCTGTCCATGGGGGTGAACCTCAACCGAACTAAATTAGTCACCGTGATTGGGGCCGCTTTGTTGACCGGTGCTGCCGTGTCGCTGTCCGGCGTCATCGGTTTTGTGGGCATGATGGTGCCGAATGTTTTGTCGGCCGTGTGCGGCGGTGGTCGTGGCCGTTTGATGCTGCTGTCTGGCATTGTAGGCGCATTGTTCCTGCTGCTGATCGACAGTGCGTCGCGTCATGTGGCCTATCCGATTGATTTGCCGGTGGGTATTGTGATTTCTCTATTGGGGGCACCGTTCTTCTTGTGGCTGTTCTTAAAAGGCAATAAGGGGCGGGCATGA
- the purB gene encoding adenylosuccinate lyase, giving the protein MLNPIIALSPLDGRYGKQVEALRPIFSEYGLMKCRVQVELEWLKALSRNPKIKEVPEFSEFTIKEIDQVIAEFSLDDAEAVKAIEARTNHDVKAIEYWLKERFSAVPEVLAVSEFIHFACTSEDINNLSHALMLKASRDEAIKPALAAITAKLTDMAHEFAAMPMMSRTHGQPATPTTLGKELANVVARLNRQIDALGAQTFLGKINGAVGNYNAHMVAYPEVDWEAHCQSFVEGLGISFNPYTIQIEPHDYIAEYFHVVSRINTILIDFNRDVWGYISLGYFKQKVKAGEVGSSTMPHKVNPIDFENSEGNLGLANAVLGHLAEKLPVSRWQRDLTDSTVLRNMGVGLGYSVLGWSAHIRGLNKLETNAAALLADLDATWELLAEPIQTVMRRYAVENPYEQLKDLTRGKGGITPETLKVFIEGLAIPDAEKTKLLALRPDTYLGKAEELAKRI; this is encoded by the coding sequence ATGTTAAACCCAATCATTGCCCTTTCCCCTTTAGATGGCCGCTACGGCAAACAAGTTGAAGCATTACGCCCTATTTTTTCAGAATATGGCCTAATGAAATGCCGTGTTCAAGTTGAACTAGAATGGCTTAAAGCCCTTTCTCGCAACCCTAAAATCAAAGAAGTGCCTGAGTTTAGCGAATTCACCATCAAAGAAATTGATCAGGTGATTGCCGAATTCTCTTTGGATGATGCCGAAGCGGTTAAAGCCATTGAAGCGCGCACCAACCATGACGTTAAAGCGATTGAATATTGGCTAAAAGAACGTTTTAGCGCTGTTCCTGAAGTCTTAGCGGTAAGCGAATTCATTCACTTTGCCTGCACCAGCGAAGACATCAATAACTTAAGCCACGCCTTGATGCTCAAAGCTTCTCGCGACGAAGCCATCAAGCCTGCCCTAGCCGCGATCACGGCTAAACTGACCGACATGGCCCACGAGTTTGCCGCCATGCCGATGATGAGCCGTACTCACGGCCAGCCCGCTACCCCAACCACTTTAGGCAAAGAATTGGCCAACGTGGTGGCGCGCTTGAATCGCCAAATCGACGCCTTAGGCGCGCAAACCTTCTTGGGTAAAATCAACGGCGCCGTCGGCAACTACAATGCCCACATGGTGGCCTACCCTGAAGTGGACTGGGAAGCTCATTGCCAAAGCTTTGTTGAAGGCCTAGGCATCAGCTTTAACCCTTACACCATTCAAATTGAGCCACACGACTACATCGCCGAATACTTCCACGTAGTGAGCCGCATCAACACCATTTTGATCGACTTCAACCGCGACGTTTGGGGCTACATCTCTCTAGGCTACTTTAAACAAAAAGTAAAAGCCGGTGAAGTAGGCAGCTCAACCATGCCGCACAAGGTTAACCCGATTGACTTTGAAAACTCAGAAGGCAACCTAGGTTTAGCCAATGCGGTCTTGGGCCATTTAGCTGAAAAACTGCCCGTGTCTCGCTGGCAGCGTGACCTGACCGACAGCACCGTATTGCGCAATATGGGCGTAGGCTTAGGCTATTCGGTACTGGGTTGGAGCGCCCACATTCGCGGCTTGAACAAGCTAGAAACCAATGCTGCTGCCCTATTGGCCGACCTAGACGCCACTTGGGAGCTATTGGCTGAACCCATTCAAACCGTGATGCGTCGCTATGCGGTTGAAAACCCATACGAGCAGCTAAAAGATCTGACCCGCGGCAAAGGCGGCATCACCCCCGAAACGCTTAAAGTCTTCATTGAAGGCCTCGCGATTCCAGATGCTGAAAAAACCAAGCTATTGGCTCTACGTCCAGACACTTACTTGGGCAAGGCCGAAGAATTGGCCAAGCGCATCTAA
- a CDS encoding hemin-degrading factor — MNQAINHWDAFLALKEAQPGLRQREGAEQLNIGEGALLAHAPGVVYLGTDIRAILPKLATVGPVQCTVRNDFAVHEKVGLYENLNISPMFGLAVNVGGIDLRLFMKRWQHAFAFESVGHGGKTLRSIQFYDEYGLALQKVYLQDEAYLPVWQGIIDEFKTTDVAEFKTGFQREEKAPRDLNSDELVAFHQRWLGMKDVHQFNVLIGEYGLSRTDAFKIAPAGFAYRMEGNAAIEAAYTAAVAKGTPIMTFVGNRGVVQIETGVVHNLKRMSGWLNIFDSKENGFVLHLKDEGITEVWMVCRPTKDGLVTCLEAFDANGDIVLTLFGQRLEGEQELSAWRDIVTEVTGQAIPEEALL, encoded by the coding sequence ATGAATCAAGCAATCAATCACTGGGATGCCTTTTTAGCCCTTAAAGAGGCACAACCTGGCCTGCGTCAGCGTGAAGGCGCAGAGCAGTTGAATATTGGTGAGGGCGCCTTGTTGGCACATGCACCTGGCGTGGTGTATTTGGGCACCGACATCCGTGCGATTTTGCCTAAACTGGCCACCGTTGGCCCCGTGCAATGTACCGTGCGCAATGATTTTGCCGTACATGAAAAAGTGGGCCTATACGAAAACCTAAACATTTCACCTATGTTCGGCCTTGCCGTCAACGTGGGCGGTATTGATTTGCGCTTATTCATGAAGCGTTGGCAGCATGCTTTTGCGTTCGAAAGCGTGGGGCATGGCGGTAAAACCTTACGTTCGATTCAGTTTTACGATGAATACGGTTTGGCTTTGCAAAAAGTGTATTTGCAGGATGAAGCCTATTTACCGGTATGGCAGGGCATTATTGATGAATTCAAAACCACAGACGTGGCTGAATTTAAAACCGGCTTTCAACGGGAAGAAAAAGCCCCGCGCGATTTAAATAGCGATGAATTGGTGGCCTTTCATCAACGTTGGTTGGGCATGAAAGACGTGCATCAATTTAATGTACTCATCGGTGAATACGGATTAAGCCGTACCGATGCCTTTAAAATTGCGCCGGCTGGCTTTGCCTATCGTATGGAAGGCAATGCCGCGATTGAGGCAGCCTATACTGCGGCCGTGGCCAAGGGCACGCCCATCATGACTTTCGTGGGTAACCGTGGCGTGGTGCAGATTGAAACTGGCGTAGTGCATAACTTAAAGCGCATGAGCGGCTGGTTGAATATTTTTGACAGCAAAGAGAATGGCTTTGTGCTGCACCTTAAAGACGAAGGCATTACCGAAGTATGGATGGTGTGTCGCCCAACCAAAGATGGTTTGGTGACTTGCCTCGAGGCTTTTGATGCCAATGGTGACATTGTGTTGACCCTGTTTGGTCAGCGTTTGGAAGGTGAACAAGAATTGAGCGCTTGGCGCGACATCGTCACTGAGGTGACTGGCCAGGCGATTCCAGAGGAAGCCTTGTTATGA
- a CDS encoding NAD(P)H-dependent oxidoreductase, whose product MNTLIVVSHPDQTSFSHAWARRHEQMLVADQANIVDFVDLHQEQFNPAMGAADLNAYRTGAAVATDVAAMQQRLSRADEWVLVSPIYWWGLPAMLKGWLDRVLTRGFAYEDQDQEQPLRGLLQDKKVSVLLHGAVDEATFRKYGYDELLVTQLQLGVFGYCGVDNVHLDFVYGTERADFDGARVLATRYGPSH is encoded by the coding sequence ATGAACACCCTCATTGTGGTATCCCATCCAGATCAAACGTCATTTAGCCATGCTTGGGCACGGCGACATGAGCAGATGTTGGTGGCCGACCAAGCTAATATAGTCGATTTTGTCGATTTACATCAAGAGCAGTTTAATCCCGCCATGGGTGCAGCAGATTTAAATGCCTACCGAACGGGTGCTGCTGTGGCCACTGATGTGGCGGCGATGCAGCAGCGTTTAAGTCGTGCTGATGAGTGGGTTTTGGTTAGCCCAATTTATTGGTGGGGCTTACCAGCAATGCTCAAGGGGTGGTTGGATCGGGTGTTGACGCGAGGCTTTGCCTATGAGGATCAGGATCAGGAACAGCCCTTGCGCGGCTTGCTGCAGGATAAAAAAGTGAGTGTGCTGTTACACGGCGCTGTCGATGAGGCTACGTTTCGAAAATATGGTTACGATGAATTATTGGTGACGCAGTTACAGCTGGGTGTGTTTGGTTATTGTGGCGTCGATAATGTGCATTTGGATTTTGTGTATGGTACCGAGCGTGCCGATTTTGACGGGGCCAGGGTATTGGCGACACGTTATGGACCATCCCACTAG
- a CDS encoding TIGR00645 family protein, which produces MKKVEAFIEQLIYVSRWLLAPIYLGLSLALLMLGIIFFKEAFHTLQIIFTITEADLILQVLALVDLALVGGLIVMVMISGYENFVSQLNLDEDADKLNWLGTMDASSLKMKVAASIVAISSIHLLRIFMKLEQVDADKIKWYILIHLTFVLSAFAMGYLDKLTHSKH; this is translated from the coding sequence ATGAAAAAAGTAGAAGCTTTCATTGAGCAGTTGATATATGTGTCGCGCTGGCTGTTGGCGCCGATTTATCTTGGTTTGTCCTTGGCATTACTGATGCTGGGCATCATCTTTTTTAAAGAAGCGTTTCACACGCTGCAAATTATTTTTACGATTACAGAAGCCGATTTGATTTTACAGGTGTTGGCTTTGGTCGACTTAGCCTTGGTTGGTGGCTTGATCGTGATGGTGATGATTTCTGGCTATGAAAACTTTGTGTCACAGCTGAATTTAGATGAAGACGCGGATAAGCTGAATTGGCTAGGCACCATGGACGCCAGCTCGTTAAAAATGAAGGTGGCAGCGTCGATTGTGGCGATTTCATCGATTCATTTATTGCGTATTTTTATGAAGCTGGAGCAGGTGGATGCGGATAAGATCAAATGGTATATCTTGATTCATTTGACCTTTGTGCTGTCTGCTTTTGCCATGGGCTATTTAGATAAGCTCACCCACAGCAAGCATTAA
- a CDS encoding TetR/AcrR family transcriptional regulator: MKKRLNKSDRRQQLLAVAATHIVEVGADKLTLATVAEQAGVSKPIAYEHFGSKQGLLLALFNHLEAHYTEQLDQVFAQADIGLTARIERLIHTYMDCMAQTGALLEYIQAGLQSQIEEEQQACYTDLLSRCIHGLSPYLPTNLNDLRSRLIIFFAAAERACTLIRSNELTKTDCYTLLHKTLTGLLALETKPY; the protein is encoded by the coding sequence ATGAAAAAACGCCTCAATAAATCCGACCGCCGCCAACAACTTTTAGCCGTAGCGGCTACCCATATCGTTGAAGTCGGCGCCGACAAACTCACTTTAGCCACCGTTGCAGAACAGGCCGGCGTATCCAAACCCATCGCTTATGAACACTTTGGCAGTAAACAAGGTTTATTACTGGCACTGTTTAACCACCTCGAAGCCCATTACACCGAACAATTAGACCAAGTTTTCGCCCAGGCAGATATTGGCCTCACCGCCCGCATCGAGCGCTTGATTCACACCTACATGGACTGCATGGCTCAAACAGGGGCGCTGCTAGAATACATCCAAGCTGGCCTCCAATCTCAAATCGAAGAGGAGCAACAGGCCTGCTATACCGATTTATTAAGTAGATGTATCCATGGCCTCAGTCCCTACCTACCGACCAACCTGAACGACTTAAGATCTAGGCTCATTATATTCTTTGCTGCTGCGGAACGTGCCTGCACCCTCATCAGATCAAACGAACTCACCAAGACCGACTGCTATACCTTATTGCACAAAACCTTAACTGGCCTCTTAGCATTAGAAACCAAGCCATATTGA
- the prfB gene encoding peptide chain release factor 2 (programmed frameshift): MEAEIINQLHHTLDDLAERSRDIRGYLDYDGKKDRLEEVVGLSEDPDLWNDPKKAQEIGKERKLLEGVVLTLDELANGIEDNLMLLDMAVEEADDDAFHAIQADVAELEAKMADLEFKRMFNQPMDANACFIDITAGAGGTEAEDWAGMLFRMYLRYAERKGFKVEILEEDEGDIAGINRATIKIDGEYAYGLLRTESGVHRLVRVSPFDSNAKRHTSFCSVFVYPEVDDSIEVDINPADLRIDTYRASGAGGQHINKTDSAVRITHNPTGVVVQCQNDRSQHRNRDEAMNMLRARLFELELRKRSEAKQSLEDSKSDVGWGHQIRSYVFDQSRIKDLRTSYEVGNIKNVMDGDLDGFIAASLKQGV, encoded by the exons ATCGAAGCTGAAATCATCAATCAACTCCACCACACCCTAGACGACCTTGCCGAACGCAGTCGTGACATTCGGGGGTATCTT GACTACGACGGCAAAAAAGACCGTCTAGAAGAAGTTGTGGGCTTAAGCGAAGACCCTGACCTGTGGAACGACCCGAAAAAAGCGCAAGAAATTGGTAAAGAGCGCAAGCTGCTTGAAGGCGTGGTCTTGACTCTGGATGAGCTAGCCAACGGCATTGAAGACAATTTAATGCTGTTAGACATGGCGGTAGAAGAAGCCGACGACGATGCGTTTCACGCCATTCAAGCCGACGTCGCCGAACTTGAGGCCAAAATGGCCGACCTAGAGTTTAAACGCATGTTTAACCAGCCTATGGACGCCAACGCCTGCTTCATCGACATCACTGCCGGTGCCGGCGGCACTGAGGCCGAAGACTGGGCCGGCATGCTGTTCCGGATGTATCTACGCTACGCCGAACGCAAAGGCTTTAAGGTTGAGATTCTAGAAGAAGACGAAGGCGACATCGCTGGCATCAACCGCGCCACCATTAAAATCGATGGCGAATATGCCTACGGCCTCTTGCGTACAGAATCAGGTGTCCATCGCTTAGTACGCGTGTCTCCTTTTGATTCTAACGCCAAACGCCACACCTCATTTTGCTCTGTATTCGTTTATCCTGAAGTCGATGACAGCATTGAGGTCGACATCAATCCGGCCGACTTACGTATTGACACCTACCGCGCCAGCGGCGCCGGTGGTCAGCACATTAACAAAACCGACTCGGCCGTACGTATTACCCACAACCCAACCGGCGTGGTGGTACAGTGCCAAAACGACCGCTCACAGCACCGTAACCGCGATGAAGCGATGAATATGCTGCGTGCGCGCCTATTTGAATTAGAGCTGCGTAAACGCAGCGAGGCGAAACAAAGCCTTGAAGACAGCAAATCCGATGTGGGTTGGGGCCATCAAATTCGCTCCTATGTATTTGACCAATCTCGGATCAAAGATTTACGCACCAGCTATGAAGTTGGCAACATCAAAAACGTCATGGACGGTGATTTAGATGGCTTCATTGCCGCCAGTTTAAAACAAGGTGTCTGA